One genomic segment of Acidimicrobiia bacterium includes these proteins:
- a CDS encoding aspartate-semialdehyde dehydrogenase has product MSGVRVGVVGATGLVGTEMLRLLEERSFPVDELRAYASPRSEGRKLQFAGGEVVCEVLGEGCFDGLDFVVIDVDDPLALEWAPRAADSGARVVDNSAAFRMDDDVPLVVAEINPQDVRFLPRGIVSCPNCTTMVPLTALAPLHRAAGIERMVVSTYQSVSGAGMRGLHELDEQWTKGAGQVDRLSRAGALGAIEPGAVWDRPIAGNVIPLAGSMQEAGYTSEEWKFMRESRKILHAPELRVSTTCVRVPVYVAHAVSLNVQFQRELPRAEAVELLEQAPGVRLVDGGDGHPTPLEAAGIDPVLVGRLRVDPSQERTLDLWVTGDNLRKGAALNAIQLAELMLER; this is encoded by the coding sequence ATGAGCGGCGTCCGCGTTGGTGTTGTGGGGGCCACGGGTCTCGTGGGCACCGAGATGCTGCGGCTGCTCGAGGAACGTTCGTTTCCCGTCGACGAACTGCGCGCCTACGCGTCGCCCCGCTCGGAAGGCCGCAAGCTGCAGTTCGCGGGTGGCGAGGTCGTGTGCGAAGTGCTGGGCGAGGGCTGCTTCGACGGTCTCGACTTCGTGGTGATCGATGTCGACGACCCGCTCGCGCTCGAGTGGGCACCGCGCGCTGCCGACAGCGGTGCGCGCGTCGTCGACAACTCTGCGGCGTTCCGCATGGACGACGACGTTCCCCTCGTGGTTGCCGAGATCAATCCGCAAGATGTGCGGTTCTTGCCGCGCGGGATCGTGTCGTGCCCCAACTGCACCACGATGGTGCCGCTCACTGCGCTCGCACCGCTGCACCGCGCCGCCGGGATCGAGCGAATGGTGGTGTCCACCTATCAGTCGGTGTCGGGCGCGGGCATGCGGGGGCTCCACGAGCTCGACGAGCAGTGGACGAAGGGCGCCGGTCAGGTCGATCGCCTGAGCCGTGCCGGTGCGCTCGGTGCGATCGAGCCCGGCGCGGTGTGGGACCGCCCGATCGCCGGCAACGTGATCCCGCTCGCCGGATCGATGCAGGAAGCGGGCTACACGTCGGAAGAGTGGAAGTTCATGCGGGAGAGCCGCAAGATCCTCCACGCGCCCGAGCTGCGCGTCAGCACCACGTGTGTGCGCGTGCCGGTGTATGTCGCTCACGCGGTCTCGCTCAACGTGCAGTTCCAGCGCGAGCTGCCGCGCGCAGAAGCCGTCGAGTTGCTCGAACAAGCTCCCGGAGTGCGTCTCGTCGACGGTGGCGACGGCCACCCCACGCCGCTCGAGGCGGCGGGCATCGACCCCGTGCTCGTGGGCCGGCTGCGCGTCGACCCGTCGCAGGAGCGAACGCTCGACCTGTGGGTCACCGGTGACAACCTGCGCAAGGGCGCGGCGTTGAACGCGATCCAACTCGCCGAATTGATGCTCGAGCGCTAG
- a CDS encoding DUF4328 domain-containing protein, with protein MTAPSRAAANWYPDPLARGEYRYWDGERWTQWIANGGASRPDTFDLPDGLPEPSLLSTPPGGVLAPMSGPAPYQRYDTLRFRTLGGLTTALTWLLGASAVSALALAAVCGNRISKISAFDNHRTFANFNDLDDADDAVGATGSVLGFIMLAVFVVFIIYLFRASKNTELWDTSARTWTPGWAIGAWFIPLANFVIPVLVVLDIWRRTPERSANGEARTSPSTPVVVVWWVLFVIGTIGTRLDVDYDTLGEYKTQDGIHIVGGIALAIAAVMLIRIVRDLARRQHATASSDG; from the coding sequence ATGACCGCGCCGTCGCGCGCCGCGGCCAACTGGTACCCGGACCCGCTCGCCCGCGGCGAGTACCGCTACTGGGACGGCGAACGCTGGACGCAGTGGATCGCGAACGGCGGCGCGTCACGACCGGACACGTTCGATCTGCCCGATGGACTCCCCGAGCCGTCGCTCCTGTCTACCCCGCCGGGCGGCGTCCTGGCGCCGATGTCGGGACCTGCTCCATACCAGCGGTATGACACGTTGCGGTTCCGCACGCTCGGCGGCCTCACGACCGCGCTGACCTGGCTGCTCGGAGCATCAGCGGTGAGCGCACTCGCGCTCGCGGCCGTGTGCGGGAACCGCATCTCGAAGATCAGCGCGTTCGACAACCACAGGACGTTCGCCAACTTCAACGATCTCGACGATGCCGACGACGCGGTGGGCGCGACGGGGTCGGTCCTCGGCTTCATCATGCTCGCGGTCTTCGTCGTGTTCATCATCTACCTGTTCCGCGCGTCGAAGAACACGGAGTTGTGGGACACGAGCGCGCGGACCTGGACGCCGGGTTGGGCGATCGGAGCATGGTTCATCCCGCTTGCAAACTTCGTCATTCCCGTGCTGGTCGTGCTCGACATCTGGCGCCGGACACCCGAGCGGTCGGCGAACGGTGAGGCGCGAACGAGCCCATCCACGCCGGTCGTAGTCGTGTGGTGGGTGCTGTTCGTGATCGGCACGATCGGGACCCGATTGGATGTCGACTACGACACCCTCGGCGAATACAAGACCCAAGACGGGATCCACATCGTGGGCGGTATCGCGTTGGCGATCGCCGCGGTCATGCTGATCCGCATCGTGCGCGACCTCGCCCGCCGGCAGCACGCGACCGCGTCTTCCGACGGCTGA
- a CDS encoding potassium channel family protein: MADADADAPRPRRLRSGRDAFKERLVRGDTYGLLLALLMITYVMIALLKRSPWERLFMSIMLGAVVLLALHTSHVRERGFRLGAAIVAIVVLSTLVQAIVGREGNDGTAYLMFVLLLIAPIVILARIIRHEVVSVETILGALCVYVLLGIAFAGIYAGINDFERVGFFAQPGPKTNVDFLYFSVITQTTVGYGDLTPGTDAGRVIVTFEALIGQVFLVTLVARLVSLYGIARRNPDEAG, encoded by the coding sequence ATGGCCGATGCCGATGCCGATGCCCCACGCCCTCGGCGTCTCCGGTCCGGCCGCGACGCGTTCAAGGAACGACTCGTGCGCGGCGACACCTACGGGCTGCTCCTCGCGCTTCTGATGATCACGTACGTGATGATCGCGCTGCTCAAGCGATCACCGTGGGAGCGATTGTTCATGTCCATCATGCTCGGAGCGGTGGTGCTGCTCGCTCTCCACACGTCACACGTACGCGAGCGAGGGTTCCGGCTCGGTGCGGCGATCGTAGCAATCGTGGTGCTCTCGACACTCGTCCAGGCGATCGTCGGGCGTGAGGGAAACGACGGCACCGCTTATCTGATGTTCGTGCTGCTGCTCATCGCTCCGATCGTGATCCTCGCCCGCATCATCAGGCACGAAGTCGTCAGCGTGGAGACGATCCTCGGCGCACTCTGCGTGTACGTGTTGCTCGGCATCGCCTTCGCCGGGATCTACGCGGGTATCAACGACTTCGAGCGGGTCGGCTTCTTCGCGCAGCCGGGCCCCAAGACCAACGTCGACTTCCTCTACTTCAGCGTCATCACCCAGACCACGGTGGGCTACGGCGACCTCACACCCGGCACCGATGCGGGGCGCGTCATCGTGACGTTCGAGGCGCTCATCGGCCAGGTGTTCCTCGTGACCCTGGTTGCCCGACTGGTGAGCCTGTATGGCATCGCGCGCCGCAACCCGGACGAGGCGGGCTAG